Proteins co-encoded in one Mycobacterium mantenii genomic window:
- a CDS encoding thiolase family protein — MTHFEKDAILSGIGISRIGRRTGIPGLELTMEAVRAAIEDAGLAATDIDGIATLGDTPAADVNAQLRIDAADCGSGFGTGGLLSPVMSACRAVAERRARHVVVYRTIQMLGGTVPVKQEENAPAPPLARMFETPEGEPKPAVGAMDDVNDLVAAHAYSAANWLALNCRRHMELYGTTKEQLGWIALNGRRNAALNLLAVYRDPMTMADYLGARLVSTPLGLLDCDVPIDGSIAVVVSHAEYAADCPHRAVKVEAIGGSDGAGGWFHRADYPKMAMSDAAAQMWSRTELKPADLQLAELYDGFTYLTLAWLEALGVCGDGEAGPFVEGGARIARDGQLPLNTYGGQLSAGRMHGYWALHEGCLQLRGDAGERQVSRRPEVGVVSVGGGPVAGCMLLTC; from the coding sequence ATGACGCATTTCGAAAAAGACGCGATCTTGTCCGGCATCGGGATCTCGCGGATCGGCCGTCGCACCGGCATCCCGGGCCTGGAGCTGACCATGGAGGCGGTGCGCGCCGCCATCGAGGACGCCGGACTGGCCGCCACCGACATCGACGGCATCGCCACGCTGGGTGACACACCGGCGGCGGACGTCAACGCCCAGCTGCGCATCGACGCCGCGGACTGCGGGTCGGGCTTCGGCACCGGCGGCTTGCTTTCGCCGGTGATGTCGGCATGCCGCGCGGTCGCCGAACGCCGCGCCCGCCACGTGGTGGTGTACCGGACGATACAAATGCTGGGCGGCACGGTCCCGGTCAAGCAGGAGGAAAACGCGCCCGCCCCGCCGCTGGCGCGGATGTTCGAGACGCCCGAAGGCGAGCCGAAGCCCGCCGTCGGCGCAATGGACGACGTCAACGATCTGGTTGCGGCGCACGCCTACTCGGCCGCCAACTGGCTGGCGCTCAACTGCCGCCGCCACATGGAGCTGTACGGGACCACCAAGGAACAGCTGGGCTGGATAGCGCTCAACGGCAGGCGCAACGCGGCGCTGAATCTTCTTGCGGTGTACCGGGATCCGATGACGATGGCCGATTACCTGGGCGCGCGGCTGGTATCCACCCCGCTCGGGCTGCTGGACTGCGACGTCCCGATCGACGGCTCGATCGCGGTGGTGGTGTCGCACGCCGAGTACGCCGCGGACTGTCCACACCGCGCGGTGAAGGTGGAGGCGATCGGCGGGTCCGACGGCGCCGGCGGCTGGTTTCACCGTGCGGACTATCCGAAGATGGCGATGTCGGATGCGGCGGCGCAGATGTGGTCGCGCACGGAACTGAAGCCCGCCGACCTCCAGCTCGCCGAGTTGTACGACGGATTCACCTATCTCACCCTGGCGTGGCTGGAAGCGCTCGGGGTCTGCGGCGACGGCGAGGCCGGCCCGTTCGTCGAGGGCGGGGCGCGGATCGCCCGCGACGGGCAGCTGCCGCTGAACACCTACGGCGGCCAACTTTCGGCCGGGCGCATGCACGGCTACTGGGCGCTGCACGAAGGGTGTCTGCAATTGCGCGGTGACGCGGGGGAGCGGCAGGTATCGCGTCGCCCTGAGGTCGGGGTCGTCTCCGTCGGCGGTGGGCCCGTCGCGGGGTGCATGCTGCTGACCTGTTGA
- a CDS encoding FadR/GntR family transcriptional regulator → MTEDPKTGQADKLASILARDIEADIVRRGWAVDQSLGSEQALQQRFGVSRSVLREAVRLVEHHQVARMRRGPNGGLYICEPDAGPATRAVVIYLEYLGTTLDDLLNARLVLEPLAASLAAERIDEAGIARLRAVLHAEEQWKPGLPAPRDEFHIALAEQSKNPVLQLFINVLMRLTTRYALASRTDSATEAIEAVDHLHAHHSEIVAAVTAGDSARAKNLSERHVEAVTGWLQQHHAGDGRRGRKSRRRLDSEAPRGKLAEMLAATIGDDIAASGWHVGSVFGTEAALLERYRVSRAVLREAVRLLEYHSVAHMRRGPGGGLVVAQPAAQASIDTIALYLQYREPSREDLRCVRDAIEIDNVAKVVKRLGESEVAAFLAHHGAGLPDDSRQTPDDVRRAMAEEFDFHVGLAQLAGNALLDLFLRIIVELFRRHWSSTGQALPTWSDVLAVHHAHLRIVEAVGAADESVACYRLRRHLDAAASWWL, encoded by the coding sequence ATGACCGAGGATCCGAAGACCGGCCAGGCGGACAAACTCGCGTCGATCCTCGCCCGGGACATCGAGGCCGATATCGTCCGCCGCGGCTGGGCGGTGGATCAATCGCTGGGATCGGAACAAGCTCTGCAGCAGCGCTTCGGGGTGAGCCGGTCGGTGCTGCGCGAGGCCGTTCGCCTGGTCGAGCACCATCAGGTCGCGCGGATGCGCCGCGGCCCCAACGGGGGGCTGTACATCTGCGAGCCGGACGCGGGGCCCGCCACCCGGGCCGTCGTCATCTATCTCGAATACCTGGGCACGACGCTGGACGACCTGCTTAACGCGCGCCTGGTGCTCGAGCCGCTGGCGGCCTCGCTCGCCGCCGAGCGCATCGACGAGGCCGGCATCGCGCGGCTGCGGGCGGTGTTGCACGCCGAGGAGCAGTGGAAGCCCGGTTTGCCGGCCCCGCGCGACGAGTTCCACATCGCGCTCGCCGAGCAATCCAAAAACCCGGTGCTGCAACTGTTTATCAACGTTCTGATGCGGCTCACCACCCGCTACGCCCTGGCGTCGCGAACGGATTCGGCGACCGAGGCCATCGAGGCGGTCGACCATCTGCATGCCCACCACTCCGAGATCGTCGCGGCCGTCACGGCCGGCGATTCGGCGAGGGCCAAGAACCTGTCGGAGCGACACGTCGAGGCGGTGACCGGCTGGCTGCAGCAGCATCACGCGGGCGACGGAAGGCGGGGGCGCAAGTCGCGTCGGCGGCTCGATTCCGAGGCGCCCCGGGGCAAACTGGCCGAAATGCTGGCCGCCACCATCGGTGACGACATCGCCGCCAGCGGCTGGCACGTGGGTTCGGTGTTCGGCACCGAGGCGGCCCTGCTGGAGCGCTACCGGGTGAGCCGCGCGGTGCTTCGCGAAGCGGTGCGGCTGCTCGAATACCACTCGGTTGCGCACATGCGCCGCGGACCCGGCGGCGGGCTCGTCGTCGCCCAACCCGCGGCACAGGCCAGCATCGACACGATCGCCCTGTACCTGCAATACCGCGAGCCGAGCCGCGAAGACCTGCGATGCGTCCGCGATGCCATCGAGATCGACAACGTCGCCAAGGTCGTCAAGCGGCTCGGCGAATCCGAGGTTGCGGCCTTCCTGGCCCACCACGGGGCCGGGCTGCCGGACGACTCCCGACAAACACCCGACGATGTTCGGCGGGCCATGGCGGAGGAGTTCGACTTCCACGTCGGCTTGGCGCAGCTCGCCGGAAACGCGCTGCTGGATCTCTTCCTTCGCATCATCGTCGAGCTGTTTCGCCGGCACTGGTCGAGCACCGGGCAGGCGCTGCCGACATGGTCGGACGTGCTGGCCGTGCACCACGCTCACCTGCGGATCGTCGAAGCGGTCGGGGCCGCCGACGAGAGCGTCGCCTGTTATCGCCTCCGCCGTCATCTCGACGCGGCCGCCTCGTGGTGGCTTTAG
- a CDS encoding sensor histidine kinase, with protein sequence MIESESAEVTVGNETRQYGFVHSALIYHSHQEFLDLVDRFVGDGLERAEAVLVAVPPQTMALLHDKLSARDDLPGDLRMVDITEIARNPTRFMAMEGAFIDEHPDRRVRIVSQLAWPGRTEEEFVACIEHEALVNEAMDAYPATSLCLYDESQLDAAVLADARATHPLLWECGALQRSSDYAPIDVLERCNRPLAASPGAVTYMVRRSADLRPARSFAVDYAGWMGLSQESIEDLQLVATELATNSLMYTGGACRLAFWQDDGHLVCEARDTGQFDDPMVGRLDPGPCGPASRGLYLVNAISDLVRTHTTRTGTTIQAYLRFEQAPGPAG encoded by the coding sequence GTGATCGAAAGCGAGAGCGCTGAAGTGACGGTGGGTAACGAAACCAGACAATACGGTTTCGTCCACTCCGCTCTGATTTACCACTCTCATCAGGAATTTTTGGACTTGGTAGACCGCTTCGTCGGCGACGGCTTGGAGCGGGCCGAGGCGGTGCTGGTTGCCGTGCCGCCCCAGACGATGGCGTTGCTGCACGACAAGCTGTCCGCCCGCGATGACCTGCCCGGTGACCTGCGCATGGTGGACATCACCGAGATCGCCCGCAACCCGACCCGGTTCATGGCGATGGAGGGTGCGTTCATCGACGAGCACCCCGATCGGCGCGTGCGAATCGTCAGCCAACTCGCGTGGCCCGGCCGCACCGAGGAGGAATTCGTCGCCTGCATCGAGCACGAGGCCCTGGTCAACGAGGCCATGGACGCCTACCCGGCGACCAGCCTGTGCCTGTATGACGAGAGCCAGCTCGACGCGGCCGTCCTGGCCGACGCGCGCGCGACACATCCGCTGCTGTGGGAATGCGGTGCGCTGCAGCGCAGCTCGGATTACGCCCCCATCGACGTCCTGGAACGTTGTAACCGCCCGTTGGCCGCCAGCCCCGGGGCCGTCACCTACATGGTTCGCCGGTCTGCGGACCTGCGGCCGGCGCGGTCCTTTGCCGTCGACTACGCGGGCTGGATGGGGCTGTCCCAGGAAAGCATCGAGGATCTGCAGCTGGTCGCCACCGAACTGGCCACCAACAGCCTGATGTACACCGGTGGTGCCTGCCGATTGGCCTTCTGGCAAGACGACGGGCATCTGGTCTGCGAGGCGCGCGACACCGGACAATTCGACGACCCGATGGTGGGCCGGCTGGACCCGGGCCCGTGTGGCCCCGCGAGTCGCGGCCTGTACCTGGTCAACGCCATCTCGGACTTGGTGCGCACCCATACCACCCGTACCGGTACGACGATTCAGGCATACCTGCGGTTCGAGCAGGCCCCAGGGCCGGCCGGGTAA
- a CDS encoding 2-isopropylmalate synthase, with protein MALPERNQPENFEPASVWFGDRFGVSLPRGLREQAAATSWEGFVAAYGRNAGPLRLGHWECTDEDRAATRLGLQARDFRAVIAVGDCISTATAAAGGPIAALTAMLHERGITVEIVEFHQMRSATGIATFVRGGDGARAEWAMGWSDDPTQSALRAVIACANRLFA; from the coding sequence ATGGCTCTTCCCGAGCGCAATCAGCCCGAAAATTTCGAGCCCGCCAGTGTGTGGTTCGGCGACCGCTTCGGCGTCTCGCTCCCCCGCGGTCTGCGGGAGCAGGCCGCTGCCACGTCCTGGGAGGGCTTCGTCGCGGCCTACGGGCGTAACGCCGGACCGCTGCGATTAGGCCATTGGGAGTGCACCGACGAAGATCGCGCCGCGACCCGACTGGGCTTGCAGGCCCGCGACTTCCGGGCCGTGATCGCCGTGGGCGATTGCATCAGCACCGCCACCGCTGCCGCCGGTGGACCGATCGCGGCCCTGACCGCGATGCTGCACGAGCGGGGGATCACCGTCGAGATCGTGGAGTTCCACCAGATGCGATCGGCAACGGGCATAGCCACTTTCGTCCGCGGCGGCGACGGCGCCCGCGCCGAGTGGGCGATGGGCTGGTCGGACGATCCGACGCAGTCGGCGCTGCGCGCGGTGATCGCCTGCGCCAATCGGCTGTTCGCCTGA
- a CDS encoding cytochrome P450, which produces MTATISTPHYLLDQARRRFTPTLQTIPGMGAIEKRLLAHEWETKVLAEPPAGSDLKPVLGDAGLPILGHIIELFRGGPDYALHLYRNHGPLIYLDSPIMPAVTALGPDATQAVFSNRNKDFSQKGWHPVIGPFFNRGLMMLDFDEHMYHRRIMQEAFTRSRLTGYVEHIDRVATDIVANWPTNDARFLFHPAMKELTLDVASLVFMGHEPGSDHDLVTKVNQAFTTTTRAGGAIIRQPIPPFKWWRGLRARKLLEDYFIERVKDRRNATGNDMLTVLCHTEDDDGNSFTDEDIVNHMIFLMMAAHDTSTSTTTTMVYNMAANPEWQERAREESARLGDGPLDIESLEKLETLELIMNESLRMVTPLPFNMRMAVRDTELLGHYIPAGTNITIWPGMNHRLCELWTEPDKFDPERFAEPRSEHKKHRYAFAPFGGGAHKCIGMVFGQLEVKTVVHRLLRRYRLELARPGYQPHWDYGGMPIPMDGMPIVLRPL; this is translated from the coding sequence ATGACCGCCACCATCAGCACCCCGCATTACCTGCTGGATCAGGCGCGGCGCCGGTTCACCCCGACGCTGCAGACCATCCCGGGAATGGGGGCGATCGAGAAGCGCCTGCTCGCCCACGAGTGGGAGACCAAAGTCCTGGCGGAACCGCCGGCCGGCAGCGACCTCAAACCCGTGTTGGGCGATGCCGGACTGCCGATCCTGGGCCACATCATCGAGCTGTTCCGCGGCGGCCCGGACTATGCGTTGCACCTCTATCGAAACCACGGCCCGCTGATCTACCTGGATTCGCCGATCATGCCCGCGGTCACCGCGCTGGGCCCGGACGCCACCCAGGCCGTGTTCTCCAACCGGAACAAGGATTTCTCGCAGAAGGGCTGGCACCCGGTGATCGGGCCGTTCTTCAACCGCGGCCTGATGATGCTCGACTTCGACGAGCACATGTATCACCGCCGGATCATGCAGGAGGCCTTCACCCGCAGCCGGCTGACCGGCTACGTCGAGCACATCGATCGGGTCGCCACCGACATCGTCGCCAACTGGCCGACCAACGATGCGCGCTTCCTGTTCCACCCGGCGATGAAGGAGCTCACCCTGGACGTCGCGTCCCTGGTGTTCATGGGGCACGAGCCGGGGTCCGACCACGACCTGGTCACCAAGGTCAATCAGGCGTTCACCACGACGACGCGCGCCGGCGGCGCGATCATCCGGCAGCCGATACCGCCGTTCAAGTGGTGGCGCGGCCTGCGGGCCCGCAAGTTGCTCGAGGACTACTTCATCGAGCGGGTCAAGGACCGCCGCAACGCCACCGGCAACGACATGCTCACGGTGCTGTGCCACACCGAGGATGACGACGGCAACAGCTTCACCGACGAGGACATCGTCAACCACATGATCTTCTTGATGATGGCCGCGCACGACACGTCCACCTCGACGACCACCACGATGGTCTACAACATGGCGGCCAACCCGGAGTGGCAGGAGCGGGCGCGCGAGGAATCGGCCCGGCTCGGCGACGGACCGCTGGACATCGAATCGCTGGAGAAGCTGGAAACGCTCGAGCTGATCATGAACGAGTCACTGCGCATGGTGACACCGCTGCCGTTCAACATGCGGATGGCGGTGCGCGACACCGAGCTGCTGGGCCACTACATCCCGGCCGGAACCAACATCACCATCTGGCCCGGCATGAACCATCGGCTATGCGAATTGTGGACGGAGCCAGACAAATTCGACCCCGAGCGGTTCGCCGAACCGCGCTCGGAGCACAAGAAGCACCGGTATGCGTTCGCGCCGTTCGGCGGTGGTGCGCACAAGTGCATCGGCATGGTGTTCGGTCAGCTGGAGGTCAAGACGGTCGTGCACCGGCTGCTGCGGCGCTACCGCCTCGAACTGGCCCGGCCGGGCTACCAGCCGCACTGGGACTACGGCGGCATGCCGATTCCGATGGACGGCATGCCGATCGTGTTGCGCCCCCTGTAG
- a CDS encoding TetR/AcrR family transcriptional regulator — MTSQPAAPEPGARRRGDKQRQAIVQAVRELLQEKPFAELSVSTISLRAGVARSGFYFYFDSKYAVLAQLMAEAAEELEELTEYFAPRQAGESPEQFAKRMVGSAAAVYAHNDPVVTACNEARNTDVEIRDLLDQQFEVVLGQIVGIVEAEMKAGTASPISDDLPTLIRTLAGTTALVLTGDPILTGRESDRDRRVRVLERLWLHALWAGRP; from the coding sequence GTGACCAGCCAACCCGCCGCTCCGGAGCCGGGCGCACGACGGCGTGGCGACAAGCAACGCCAGGCGATCGTGCAGGCGGTGCGCGAACTGCTGCAGGAAAAGCCCTTCGCGGAACTGTCGGTCAGCACCATCAGCCTGCGGGCCGGGGTGGCCCGATCCGGCTTCTACTTCTACTTCGACTCCAAATACGCGGTGCTGGCACAACTCATGGCCGAGGCCGCCGAGGAACTCGAAGAACTCACCGAGTACTTCGCGCCCCGGCAGGCCGGCGAATCGCCCGAGCAGTTCGCCAAGCGGATGGTCGGCAGCGCCGCGGCCGTCTATGCGCACAACGACCCGGTCGTGACCGCCTGCAACGAGGCGCGCAACACCGACGTCGAGATCCGCGATTTGCTGGATCAGCAGTTCGAGGTGGTGCTGGGCCAGATCGTCGGGATTGTGGAGGCCGAGATGAAGGCCGGGACCGCGAGTCCGATCAGTGACGACCTGCCGACGCTGATCCGCACCCTGGCCGGCACCACCGCGCTGGTTTTGACCGGCGACCCGATCCTGACCGGGCGCGAAAGCGACCGGGACCGACGGGTGCGCGTGCTCGAGCGGTTGTGGCTGCACGCGCTGTGGGCCGGCCGTCCCTAG
- a CDS encoding SDR family oxidoreductase codes for MAQRGPGRSFAGKRCLVTGAASGIGRATALRLAAQGAELYLTDRDREGLELTVADARALGAQVPEHRALDIADYDQVAAFAADVHAAHPSMDLVLNIAGVSAWGTVDRLTHEQWSKMIAINLMGPIHVIETFVPPMVAAKRGGHLVNVSSAAGLVALPWHAAYSASKYGLRGLSEVLRFDLARHRIGVSVVVPGAVNTPLVNTVEIAGVDREDPDVARWVRRFAGHAVSPEKAADKILAGVAKNRYLIYTSADIRALYAFKRLAWWPYSVAMRQVNVIFTRALRPAPPLVRHGQLEAHPEQPGRPVELE; via the coding sequence ATGGCGCAGAGGGGACCCGGGCGGTCTTTCGCGGGAAAGCGGTGCCTTGTCACCGGCGCGGCGAGCGGCATCGGCCGCGCCACGGCGCTGCGACTGGCCGCACAGGGCGCCGAGCTCTATCTGACCGACCGCGACCGCGAGGGTCTCGAACTGACCGTGGCCGACGCGCGCGCGCTGGGCGCACAGGTCCCCGAACACCGGGCGCTGGACATCGCCGACTATGACCAGGTGGCCGCGTTCGCCGCCGACGTCCACGCCGCACACCCGAGCATGGACCTCGTCCTGAACATCGCCGGCGTATCGGCCTGGGGCACGGTCGACCGGCTCACCCACGAGCAGTGGAGCAAGATGATCGCCATCAATCTGATGGGACCGATCCACGTCATCGAGACCTTCGTCCCGCCGATGGTGGCGGCCAAACGCGGCGGCCATCTGGTCAACGTGTCCTCCGCGGCCGGGCTGGTCGCCCTGCCGTGGCATGCCGCCTACAGCGCCAGCAAGTACGGATTGCGTGGCCTGTCCGAGGTGCTGCGCTTCGACCTGGCCCGCCACCGCATCGGGGTGTCGGTCGTGGTGCCCGGCGCGGTGAACACCCCGCTGGTGAACACGGTGGAGATCGCCGGCGTGGACCGCGAGGACCCCGACGTCGCGCGGTGGGTGAGGCGGTTCGCCGGCCATGCCGTGTCGCCGGAAAAGGCCGCCGACAAGATTTTGGCCGGGGTGGCCAAGAACAGATACCTGATCTACACCTCGGCCGACATCCGCGCGTTGTACGCGTTCAAAAGGCTTGCTTGGTGGCCTTATAGCGTGGCGATGCGCCAGGTGAACGTCATCTTCACCCGCGCGCTGCGGCCCGCCCCGCCGCTAGTCCGGCATGGCCAGCTCGAGGCGCACCCCGAGCAGCCGGGCCGGCCGGTCGAGCTCGAATAG
- a CDS encoding DNA polymerase IV has protein sequence MTATNWILHVDLDQFLASVELRRHPELAGLPVIVGGNGDPNEPRKVVTCASYEAREFGVRAGMPLRAAARRCPEATFLPSDPAAYDAASDQVMGVLRDLGHPVEVWGWDEAYVAVTAQDPSEVAQQIRAVISSETGLSCSVGISDNKQRAKVATGFAKPGGIFVLTDTNWMPLMADRPVDALWSVGPKTAKKLANLDITTVWQLAHCDAELLTATFGPRTGLCLLLLAKGGGDSQVSAEPWVPRSRSHVVTFPRDLTDRSEIDTAVTDLAEQALADVLAASRVVTRVAVTVRTATFYTRTKIRKLDAPSTDRDVIVAAALRVLDLFELDRPARLLGVRLELAMPD, from the coding sequence GTGACCGCCACGAACTGGATCCTGCACGTCGACCTCGATCAGTTCCTGGCGTCGGTCGAGTTGCGCCGGCACCCCGAATTGGCCGGGCTGCCAGTCATTGTCGGCGGTAATGGCGATCCGAATGAACCGCGCAAGGTCGTCACCTGCGCCTCCTACGAGGCCCGGGAATTCGGGGTGCGGGCGGGCATGCCGCTGCGCGCCGCCGCCCGCCGCTGCCCCGAGGCGACCTTCCTCCCCTCGGACCCCGCGGCCTACGATGCGGCGTCCGATCAGGTGATGGGTGTGCTGCGCGACCTGGGGCACCCGGTCGAAGTGTGGGGCTGGGACGAGGCCTATGTCGCGGTGACAGCGCAGGACCCGAGCGAGGTCGCACAGCAGATCCGCGCCGTCATTTCCTCGGAGACCGGGCTGTCCTGCTCGGTCGGCATCAGCGACAACAAGCAGCGCGCCAAGGTCGCCACCGGCTTCGCGAAACCGGGCGGCATATTCGTGCTCACCGATACGAACTGGATGCCGCTGATGGCCGACCGTCCGGTCGACGCGCTCTGGAGTGTGGGCCCCAAGACGGCGAAAAAGCTTGCGAATCTTGACATTACGACGGTGTGGCAACTGGCCCACTGCGACGCGGAGCTGCTCACGGCCACCTTCGGCCCGCGCACCGGGCTGTGCCTGCTGCTGTTGGCCAAGGGCGGCGGCGACAGCCAGGTCAGCGCCGAGCCGTGGGTGCCACGCTCCCGCAGCCACGTCGTCACCTTTCCGCGCGACCTCACCGACCGATCCGAGATAGACACCGCCGTAACGGATTTGGCCGAACAGGCGCTGGCCGATGTGCTGGCGGCGAGCCGAGTCGTGACCCGGGTGGCGGTCACCGTACGAACGGCGACCTTCTACACGCGCACCAAGATCCGCAAGCTCGACGCGCCCAGCACCGATCGCGACGTCATCGTGGCCGCGGCCCTTCGTGTTCTCGATCTATTCGAGCTCGACCGGCCGGCCCGGCTGCTCGGGGTGCGCCTCGAGCTGGCCATGCCGGACTAG
- a CDS encoding TetR/AcrR family transcriptional regulator: MSERTGELHVFAPRVVHQERGDAARNRALLLQAARNLVAERGADAVTTDDIAAAAGVGKGTLFRRFGSRAGLMMVLLDEDERAVQQAFLFGPPPLGPGAPPTDRLIAFGRERIRFAHYHCELLSAANRDPQNRHNAPAMVLRTHVRVLLKAAESTGDLDAQTDALLALLDVDYVEHQLAEGGHTLATLGDAWESLARKLCGR, encoded by the coding sequence GTGAGCGAGCGGACCGGTGAGTTGCATGTGTTCGCCCCCCGGGTGGTGCACCAGGAACGGGGCGACGCGGCACGCAACCGCGCCCTGCTCCTCCAGGCAGCCCGGAACCTGGTCGCCGAGCGCGGCGCCGACGCCGTCACCACCGACGACATCGCCGCCGCCGCCGGAGTCGGCAAAGGCACGCTGTTCCGCCGCTTCGGCAGCCGGGCCGGCCTGATGATGGTGCTGCTCGACGAGGACGAACGGGCCGTTCAGCAGGCGTTCCTGTTCGGCCCGCCGCCGCTGGGCCCCGGCGCACCGCCGACCGATCGGCTGATCGCTTTCGGCCGGGAGCGGATCCGCTTCGCCCACTACCATTGCGAACTGCTATCCGCGGCCAACCGCGACCCGCAGAACCGGCACAACGCACCGGCCATGGTGCTGCGCACGCACGTGCGGGTGCTGCTCAAGGCGGCCGAGTCCACCGGCGACCTCGATGCCCAGACGGACGCGTTGCTCGCGCTGCTCGACGTCGACTATGTCGAGCATCAACTGGCCGAGGGCGGCCACACGCTGGCGACCCTGGGCGACGCGTGGGAGAGCCTGGCGCGCAAGCTCTGCGGGCGGTGA
- a CDS encoding NAD(P)H-dependent oxidoreductase, whose translation MYTTIEGKLRPVAIKILAFVGSLRAASINRQIAELARAVAADDVTVTIFEGLGELPFYNEEIDGVMNIGAPPLAPVAALRAAAADADAALVVTPEYNGSYPAVIKNAIDWLSRPFGDGALKGKPLAVIGGSFGQYGGVWAHDDTRKSFGIAGARVVESIKLSVPFKTLEGKAPAEHAELSGNVRDVVGKLAAEVG comes from the coding sequence ATGTACACAACGATCGAAGGGAAACTCCGACCAGTGGCAATCAAAATTTTGGCGTTCGTGGGAAGTCTGCGGGCGGCGTCGATCAACCGCCAGATCGCCGAGTTGGCAAGGGCGGTCGCCGCCGACGACGTGACCGTCACGATCTTCGAGGGGCTCGGTGAACTGCCGTTCTACAACGAGGAGATCGACGGCGTGATGAACATCGGCGCGCCACCGCTGGCCCCGGTGGCCGCGCTGCGCGCCGCGGCGGCCGACGCCGACGCCGCCCTGGTGGTCACCCCCGAATACAACGGCAGCTACCCGGCCGTCATCAAGAACGCGATCGACTGGCTGTCCCGCCCGTTCGGCGACGGCGCGCTGAAGGGCAAGCCACTGGCGGTCATCGGGGGATCCTTCGGCCAGTACGGCGGGGTCTGGGCGCACGACGACACCCGCAAGTCCTTCGGCATTGCCGGCGCGCGGGTCGTGGAGTCGATCAAACTGTCGGTGCCGTTCAAAACCCTGGAGGGCAAGGCGCCTGCCGAGCACGCCGAGCTGTCCGGGAACGTGCGTGATGTGGTGGGCAAGCTGGCGGCCGAAGTCGGCTGA
- a CDS encoding redoxin NrdH: MSITVYTKPACVQCSATYKALDKQGIAYEKVDISLDAEARDYVMALGYLQAPVVVAGNDHWSGFRPDRIKALSTAELSA, translated from the coding sequence ATGAGCATCACCGTGTACACCAAGCCGGCATGTGTGCAGTGCAGCGCGACCTACAAGGCGCTGGACAAGCAGGGCATCGCCTACGAGAAGGTCGACATCTCGCTGGACGCCGAGGCGCGTGACTACGTGATGGCCCTGGGATACCTGCAGGCACCCGTGGTGGTGGCGGGCAACGACCACTGGTCGGGTTTCCGGCCCGACCGCATCAAGGCGCTGTCCACGGCGGAACTGAGCGCGTAA
- the nrdI gene encoding class Ib ribonucleoside-diphosphate reductase assembly flavoprotein NrdI: MRSSLVYFSSVSENTHRFVEKLGIPATRIPLHDRIEVDQPYVLVLPTYGGGRATPDLNAGGYVPKQVIAFLNNEHNRSLIRGVIAAGNNNFGAEFAYAGNVISRKCGVPYLYRFELMGTQDDVDAVRAGLADFWKEQTCHQPSLQSL; this comes from the coding sequence TTGCGATCGTCACTGGTCTATTTCTCCTCGGTCTCGGAGAACACCCACCGCTTCGTGGAGAAGCTGGGGATCCCCGCCACGCGGATACCACTGCATGACCGCATCGAGGTAGACCAGCCCTACGTCCTCGTCCTGCCCACCTACGGCGGCGGCCGGGCCACTCCCGACCTCAACGCCGGCGGCTACGTGCCCAAGCAGGTCATCGCCTTTTTGAACAATGAGCACAACCGGTCGTTGATCCGCGGCGTCATCGCCGCGGGCAACAACAACTTCGGCGCCGAATTCGCCTACGCGGGCAACGTGATCTCGCGCAAGTGCGGCGTCCCGTACCTCTACCGCTTCGAACTAATGGGAACCCAGGACGACGTGGATGCCGTCCGCGCGGGCTTAGCCGATTTCTGGAAGGAACAGACGTGTCACCAACCGTCGCTGCAGAGCCTGTAA